The genomic segment TGCATGGTGATTACCGGGAAAGCCGCTTATAGCACTATTTAAACCGCATCGTAAACCAAACCTGAGTTCATCTTCGTACTGGCCATTTGTAGCAACAATCTTACCCGGAGAAAGGATCCTTGCCATTACAACAGCCTCACCGAAAGCGCGCACTCTATTAGCAGCACAATTATAGGGACCTCCCTCTATAACCACCTCGTCTATACCGTAATCTATACAGGCCTTGATACCTCTTGCAAGCTCTTCCTCACCATCACCAACACAGATGATAGCACCAACACCTTTACCATGCTTTCTGGCAAACTCTATAACAGATAGTGTTTCTTCAGGTGGTGCTGCGTGAGAAGTATTTTTCTGAAAAGCCATCAGACTAACACTTATTGATTGAACAGCATCCGGCCATAAATCTTTTTCGTGTACAAACGCTTTTTCCTTATTTTCAAGTCTTTTATGTATTCTACCCCTAGGACAACCGTTAAAAGGCTTACCGCTCCTGTAACAATCAGCAGGACATTTAACTATCTCTTCCGGATATCTCATCGGGCCGTATTTTCCGAAATGATCAACGTCAATAGGCATATCGGTAAGCTTTCTCAACTCTTTCATAAGCTCAAAAGGAGTCATCCCTTCTCTTTCAGCTATATCTGCAACGGCATAAGAACAAACGTGAATTGGAAACCCCAATCTATCAACAAGACGAAAACCTCCTTTAAGCTCTGTAATACTCTGTTTTAAACTCACAACATCAACAAGAATCTCGTTTAAATCACATCCGAAAGGAAATTCTTTATATGATAAACCAAGATGAATAAGGTCTTCATCCGAAAGCTTTTTTACAGCAAAAAGCAAATCTGATGGATTTTCTCTTCCTCGTTTTACTAATTCATATTTGCTTTGAAGATCACCTTTTAATACGCTTTTAATACAATCTTCCACTTTTCCTCCTGTGATGGAACTTCAAAGCCTGAATACTAATAGCGTCAGCAATTTTATCCAGAATAATAGAAGCAATGGGTAAACCGTCTTTAATCAATTTGCCTGTTCCGACAAAAGCCGTAATGAACGATTTCTGTGGAAAATCATAATCTTTCAAAAAAAGGGCAGGCCCTTCAGTAACAGCAGCAAGAGGTATACAAACTTTCACATCCTCATCTCCAAAACCGAAAACTCCGTTTGTAGTAATAAACGGAATTCCACTTTCAACACAAAACTTACCAACAGCTGCAACAATCGGAATTGTATCTCCACCAGCTATAGTAGATATAACAACAGAAGCATCTTTAAGAAGGTCAAACTGATCTGAAAAATCAAATGGTAAGGCTTCTATATCCTTATAACGAGTATCGGGAGTAAGGAACCTGCGTTTTAAGAAAGATGCTTTGTTCTCTTTAGGCAATGCTCCCATCAAAAGATGATAATAGTCATTTTCCTCAATTGTTCCACCATCAACAACTGCAACCCTTGAAAAACCACCTCTGTGAGTCATAATAATTCTTTCAAAAACTCTTGCTCCCAAACGGCCTGCACCAAGCAAAACAAGTTTCCCGTAAGGCACCAGTTTCTTTTCCATCTCACTAACCATATCCATTGCTCAAAACCTCTACAAAATCAGGAATATCATCACCCAGTATTAAAGCTTTTAAAAGGAGCAACGTTTTATCTACTGCTTCTGCTTTTCTTCTATAAACTTTCTCCGCATCAGTAAAGGGAAAGTTTCTAACTTCATTTGTTGTTCTAATTATAAAAGTTTCCTTATTAAATCGCAAACATACTGTTCCTCTTCCATTTCCAGCACTTGAAGCAACAGATATATCTACGCCCATTTTCTCTTTCAGCACCCTCGAGAGAATCAAAGCAACATTCATATTACCGATTTCATCATAAACTTTAACTCCGTTTATATGAGCCTTAGGAGCAGGAAGTCTTATATCTAAAACCTCCTCAATGGAGTAAACAGAAGGTAAAAACATAACAGCTGAAACAGACACGGGCAATCTATTTTCTACATAAGGAGCAGAAAGCTTATGCAATCCCATACCTATTTCACAGTGCGTAAAACACTCAACTGAGGCAAATGTCAATATACGGGAATCCGACATCGATAAACTCCGCATCTATAAATTTTGCAAGACGCCGCGTGAATTCTAACATTCCCGGAATCTCTGTCCTATAATGAGAAGCATCAACAAAACCTATACCGGCACATTTTAAACGACATGCAACGTGATGAACAAGATCTCCAGAAACTGCAACATCGATATTAAAGTCAAAAAGTTTTTGAATAAAATCTGGAAAATTAAATCCACATCCACTAAAAACAGCAACTTTCTCTATTTTCTCCGGCAGAAAATAGCGAATATTTTTTAAATTCAAAATTTTCAAAATCCTATTCGAAAATTCTTTTGAAGTCAGTTTTGTAATTCCATACATTCCAAAACGATTATCATCAAAGAAAATGAGATTCTCCAGACCCAAGACAGTACCAAGGGAATAATTGCAGCCCCAATCAATTCTGTCAAGAGGAGTGTGAATAACAAAAACAGGAAAACCTGGATTAAAATAAGGTTTGTGGTGAGAAATAACCATATCAAAATGAGAAAAATCAAAATTATCTGGAACATCAACTACAACAGCAACTTTTTCCACATTAGAAGGCCTAACATCGCTTACCCAACCATAAAAATCACCTTCAACCGCGTAAGATTCCGGAACTATTATACGTAGAAGTTTCTCAAGCTCTTGCCAATTCAAACTGTATCTCCCGAAGGATATCATTTAAAACATCTTCAAAATAATCCACTTTAAAATTTCCATCTTTTCTTACAGATACCGTAACGGCTGGAATTTCCATTACATCAAGAAAACCACAACTGCTTTTAACGTTAAACAGTAAAGATTCTGCAAAAAACAGATTGGGCACCGCATAAAGCACATTTTTAAAATCTTCTAATCGGGCAGAAAGTTCCCTCACAGTTCGGACAGTAAGAGTCATCGTGCCGGAAGTTTTACTTTTATAATTCATTCTCAGAAAAAAATCCGGCTTTTTTTCAGTTTCCAGTAAACCCAAACCGGAAGGCTCTTCAGAAACAATAATGTCGGCTTTAAACTTTCCAGCCAGTCCTTCTTTAACGTCAATTCCACCAAATCCTGTAAGATCAATAATAACGTCAAATTTTAATCTATCCGGCTTATCACAAGGAGAAAGAGCCATAACACTTGTTTCTTTATCGTAAAGAAAAATCTGCCTAAAATTACTCTTTAAACATTCGGCGATAAATATACCGTCAAGATAACCACCTATAATAAGTAAAGAATCGCCGGTAAACTTTTTGAGAACTTCCGCCTTCATTTCCGATATTCGCTTCGCCACGTCAAAAACAGTAAAAGGCGCATAGAAAGTCTGCGTTTTATCTGTTATACCTGAATGAACCGGTGAAATACCAAGCCTTCTCAAAAGTCTGAAAATATCAAAAAAAAGAGCGGTCTCCAGAGAAAACTTATGAAGGTGATGAGATGGAGACGAAACACCGGATACAACATTACCGTAAACATCAACAATAACAGTAAATGCGCCGCTTCCCGGCAATCCCAGCCTGCCTCGGGCAATGTAAAAATCACAACTTTTAAAATATCGGCCTGACAAGGCTTTTGCCAAGGAAGGTATCTGTTCGAAATCAAAACAGTTCGTATTAACATCTATCTGACTTACATTTTTGATACCAAACATAGCAAGAATATTTCTAAAAACGGAAAATTTCTTGAAATTATTGGTTACAACACCAAATTTTCCTTTAAGAATTGATTTTTTGATAGCCGCTGTTTCCTCAGGTTTGTCTCCCTTTCTAACACCGTTAAGAGATTCCTGAAAAGCCATTTTAAAAAGCAATCTGTTTTCTTTCCACATTTGTTCTAATCCTATGTTTCTCCAGAATTGGCAAAATCTCTTCAAGTATACCCACGGTAGGAGAACCAACTCCTTTAACTACAAGGGGATAACCCACAGGAACAACTGTGGCAATATTTGTAGCACCTGCTTTAATTGTAGGAATCAGACCTTTCATTAATACCGTTGGAAACGGCACAGTTAATCTTATCAGACTTTTAACTCTTTTTCTTACAGCTTCTATTACTTTCAACTGTAAAGATAAAGGAGCCGGAGAAACGTTTTCCATAGGAGTATTTTTATAAGGTCTGAATCCCATAACAGGAACTTCCTCTACTTCCAGCTCTTTCAGAAATTCAATGTGTTTTTCTCTATCTTCTTCCGTTTCACCTATACCGACCAGAATACCACTTGAAAGTTCAATACCTAAATTTTTAATCTGATAACAAATTTTCATTCGCTGTTCTAAAGAATCATCTGGTTTTAATTTTTTAAAAAGCTCCGGATTCATAGTTTCAAGATTGCAGCATATAGTATCAACACCAGCACTTTTCAAAAGTTTTATCCTTTTCAAATCAAGATCACCACCAACATTAACAAGAACTTTTAAAGAAGTATGTTTTTTTACAATTTCAAGAGCGGAAAGCACCTTTTTAAAATTACCGTATCCTGCTGAAAGACTTACCCTTTTTATCCCGTTCTCTTCTATAAAAACAGCGGCTTTTTTAATTTCATCTTTCTTTTTATCTGTCAAATAAAAATAGCCATTAACAGAAGTGCCTACCGCAAAACCGCAGTAGGCACATTTTCTCCTCAAACTACAATAATTACTCACATGTATTGTAGAAGTTATCTCTATCATAAATGTTAAGCACCGAGCACGGAAGTAATCCTATCTATTGCATCCTCAACTTCAATATTAAGAAGACCAATATTAGCATCAGATTTTATCACACATACAAGAATAGCTCTTCTTCCTGCCTTTTTAGAAAGAATATTCTGCTTTGAACACCTGATAAGCGCATCCTGAAAATCTCCAGCTTCAACAACTTTGGACAATCTTTCAGAAGTTCCGACAACAGCTGCAGCCATAGCTGCAAGCTTTTCAGCACTTAAACCACCTTTAAGCATTGTTGAAACGACAACTTGACCATCAGGTGTCGCTACAAGAGCACCAAGCATATCAGCGCCGAGCGAATCAGCAAGATCTGAAAGTATTTCTTCTAACATTTCTCTTTTGCTGGCCATAATTCCTCCTTTATCATGTTAAACATAAAAACTATTCTCTGTCTGAAACACCTTCTTAAAATTTCTTCCAAGATTCTCTTAGAATACCCTTGAGAACGTCATCACCAACAAGATCTTCCATATATTCAACAAGCATTGGTGAAGGAGCTGACATATAGACTGCCTCTGAAGGTGAGAATTTTTCTGCTTCTTCCACAAGCTCAGGAACTATTTCGCCAATTTTCTCGAGAAGTTCTGAAGCTGTTACGGTCATCGGCTGTACATCTCTGTCAAGAATCATTGACTTTAAGGAATCTTTCATAGCATCAACGTTGAGAAGTTTTATTAAACCACCGAGACCATATTTTGCAACCAAACTTGAAACAACTTGAAGAGATTGAGCAATTTGAAATTCTGTCATTGAACGTTTAGTTTTCAATACATCTCTCGCAACTCTGTAATATTCAATTGCTCCAGTAAAAGCAATCGCCGTCGTAACAATACCCATATCACCAACAGCTGAAACAAGCTCTGCAGGAAGAAGGTAAACTCTCTTACCAGCATCTATTGCCAGATTTTTTAATTTATTTATTTGCTCATCTGTAACTATAGGTTTCTTTAGAAGCTCATTGGTTGCGATTAAATAGTGTTGATGTTGAGGCGTCCCTGGAATTGAAGCAGGATGCATTGTTGAAAAACCTATATCTTCTCTTCCTTCCATAAAAATAGCATTCTGAAGATAAGAGTTTAGAACAAGAACAGACATCGTGCAGGTAGTGCAAATAACCGCATCTTCTCCAAGATAAGGAAGGATATTTTCAGCTAATTTAAAAGTTATACCACCTCTAAAAGGCGTAAAAAGAATGGCAACTTCAGCACCTTTAGCCGCCTCAGTATCATCAGATGTAAGTTTTACTCCTGCAGTTTCAAGCTTCGACTTTATATCATCTGGAACTTTATCTAAATGGGGATCTGACAGAGTTACATCGTGACCAGCTTTAGCAAACTCAAGAGCCATTGCCGAACCGCCGTAAGGAGGTTCACCACCGAGCCTTTCAGGAACATTTAATTTATTAAGGTAGTAATTGAGACTTCCAAAACCGTAAACAGTAACTCTCATACTTCACCTCTCTCCTTAGAAAGTTTCCCCTTTTGTTATTGTAACACGAGAATTAATAAACCTTAATGTTCTATTATTCGTTTATCTTCCTAAATTTATAATATCTCTCTTTCTCAGAATATATGCAACCGCAGTATTGTTGTCTATAAAGATTATACTCTTTTGACTTTTCTATTCCCCTCTTCCACCCTTTTCTAAAATCTTTATAAAGAAATTTGACACCAAATTTTGCAGCTGCAGATTCGGCACATATTCTCATAGTTTCATGGTTTTGATATTTACTGTAAAAAAGAGTAGAGGTAAAAAAATCAAATTTTCCATTCTTAGCAACACTTGCAGTCATTTCAAAACGCATTGAATAACATATCTGACATCTTATTGGTCTCTCTTCTCTAAACACAACCGATCTAAGCCAGTCTTCAAGGGGATATCTGTCCATATAAATAACTTTAAAATCCTCAATCTCTTCAAATTTTTTAACAGCTTCTAATCTTTTTAGAAATTCTGTATAAGGATGTATGTTTGGATTGTAAAAAAATCCGAAAACTTCAAAACCTTCCTTCCGCAAAACTTCCAAAGGATAACAGGCACACGGTGCACAACATATATGCAGAAGCACGCGCTTCACTTCTCAAGCTCCACATCTAAATCTGTTTTTATTGTATTTCCACCTTCTTTTTCTGCAAGCTCAAGAGCCTCAAGAGTTTTTGAAATTAAATCAACTTCATCCATATCTTTCCTTGCAACCACCACACCTACACTAACAGTTACTTTAATTGTTTTTCCATTGATATTTATAAGAGTATCTTCTATCGATTTCCTTATACGTTCACCTATTCTTATAGCATGGCCAAAGGTAACACCAGGAATTAAAACACCAAAAATACTGTCGTCGTAATAAGCAACAACATCATTAGCCCTTAAAAGTTTCTTGAACTTTCTGGCAATCTCTTGAAGAATTATTTTTCCGACTTTTTCTCCGTTCTGCTTAACTATATCCTCAAATTTATCAAGTTTCACCATTAAAACAGCAAACGGATAATTTCTGCTTTTAAAATCATCAAACATATCTTTTAAAACTTTTTCAAAACTTTTCTTACTGGCTATTTCGGTTAAAAATTCAATCAACGCATTTTTTTCAGATTGATCTAACTTTTGAGAAACTTTCTCTATCTCTTTTCGTGATTCCTGAAGTTTATTTTTTAAACTTTCATTTTGAAATTTGATTTCATTCAAAGTCTCAACAACTGTTTCCAGCATCTCTTTTAAATTTTTATCCGACAAACTTTGAGTAGTTTTTTCAACCTTTTTAGCGTTGGCTTCTATAACTTTAGTATGTTCTTCAATACCCTGTATCGCTCTCTCTATTTCCCTGCTTACTTCTTCAGCAAGCTGCTTTATAAATTTCCTATCAGCTTGATTTAATTTCAATATTGTTGATTCAACAACAGACTCATCAGGATATTTTTCCTTAAATATTCCCATTATTTCGGGATCTGATAAATCCTTGCCGGTCTCATGAAGATAGCAGAAAATGTCAAACCACAAATAATAGTTCAAAGGCGTTAGAGGAATACCGTTTCTCACCAAAAACTTAATTTCTTCTTTGGCAATATTAGAAATTTTTTGGAAATCTTCAATACTTAGCTGTTCTCCAGTATTTATTCTTTTCATTAATTCACATTCAAACCTATTCACCATAAGCTTTCTCCCAAACAATTTTAATGCCAGCTGATCTTATGGAATTATGAAACGGCAAACTTCTTTTAGCCAATTTTATATTTATTACATCAGGATCAAACTGTCTACATAACTCATCTATAAGTTCATCGGAAAAATCTTCCAGATAAACGAACTCTTTTTGTGAAAGCTCCAAAACAATCCTGTAAAGTTTTTCATAATCTACAAAATTTCTGGATTCTACTTCCAGATCTAATTCAACCTCAACTCCAAGCTTCCTTTCTTCTTTGTAAACACCACATTTTAAATGAACCTTACAACCTTCAAGAAAAACTTTTGTTTTCTTTCTCATTGGCGACCCTCTCCACTTCCCCTACAAGTCTTTTAATAGCTTCTTCTTCCTTATATTTCCCTATCACTTTCCCGCCGGCAAAAAGGATAAATTTTTCACCGGCAGCTGCTATTCCCACATCAGCAAATGAAGCTTCCCCCGGTCCGTTAACCGCACATCCCATAACCGCAACAGAAACAGGTGTTTTTATATGCTCAAGAGCCTCTTCTACCTCAAGAGCAATTCTTGGTAAATCCACCTGACATCTACCACAGGTAGGACATGAAATAACATCAACACCGTAATCTCTAAGCCCGAGCGAAGAAAGAATCTTAAAGGCAACCTTTACCTCTATCTTAGGATGTGCAGAAAGGGAAACCCTAACCGTATCTCCTATACCTTCATACAGCAGAATGCCTATACCGGCAGCTGATTTAACAGCACCAGAGAGAACCGTCCCGGCTTCTGTAATACCTATGTGGATAGGATAATTGCAAGAAGAAGCAAAAATCCTATTAGCAAGAACCGTAGTTTTAATATCCGAACCTTTAAGAGAAAATTTCATATTTATAAAATCTTCATCTTCAAAAAACTTCATATAGTTAAGTGCCGTTTCCGCAACAGCTTCAGCAGAAGGATATCCGTATTTGTTTAATATCTCCTTTGGCAAAGAACCTGTGTTAACACCTATCCTTATAGGAATATTTCTCTCTCCGGCAACTTTTATAACTTCCTTTACCTTATCCATTCCGCCTATATTTCCGGGATTTATTCTTATTCCATCAGCTCCCTTTTCTATTGACTTAATAGCCAACCTATAATCAAAATGTATATCTGCAATAAGAGGAATACCTATTTTCTTTTTTATTAATGGAATATTATCTACTGCTTCAACGGTAGGAACCGCAACTCTTACAATTTCACATCCGACTTTTTCAAGCTCTTTAATCTGATTAACGGTAGCTTCAAGATCTTCCGTAAAGGTGTTTGTCATTGATTGAACAACAATAGGATAGCCTCCGCCTATTGGAACATTTCCGACCTTTATTACCCTACTTTTTCTCCTTACTATCCACATAAAATCCCCACTTCACAAATCCTCATCAAAGCTTAAATTTCCATGTTATGAAAGAGATTATAGCGCAAAATTTTTCTAAAGGTGCACGAAATTACGATCGGTTTGCCATTATCCAGAAACGAAGTGCAAGAAATCTTTTAAACTTGATTTCAAATATAAGCTACACAAAAGCCATAGATATTGGAGCAGGATCGGGAGAACTCGCCTCAAAATTAAAAAATTGCATCGGTGTTGATATATCCCCACAGATGTGCAAATGTATGGAAGAAAAAGGGATAAAATGTGTCTGTGCAGATGCGGAAAAGTTGCCTTTTCCGGACGAAACATTTGACCTCGCAGTTTCAAACTTTGCATTTCAATGGATGAACATAAAAAAAGCCATGAAAGAATCCCATCGTATCTTAAAACAAAACGGTAGTTTTGCTCTTTCCATTCCTATAGAAGGTAGCCTATCCGAACTATTTTCAGCATGGCAGAAAGTATCTATTTCATTAAATGGAAAAGAAGATAAGCTTTTTAGATTCCCTTCATACAATACAGTTATCTTATATGCAAAAAGACACGATTTCCGTATTAGATACAAACAGATAAAATCTGAAAAAATAATACTTCCTTCTGCATCAGAAGCTTTAAATTACATAAACAAGATTGGAGCGCGAAACCCTTACGGATTTAAAAAAATCAGAAAACAATTTTACAAAGAATTTTGCAAAGAATTCTTTCACACAGAAGATAAAGGTTATCCTATAAGCTATAAAGTTCTAACAGTAATCCTTGAAAAAGCTTAAATTAATAAATGATAAATTTATTTTAAGGAGGGGAAGCACTGACTCCGCGAGAAAGAGACATCCTGTTAAAAGTTGCAGAACTCTATATGGAAACAGGTGAACCTGTTGGTTCTAGAACTCTGCAAAAGCGTTTTTCCATGAAAATAAGTCCTGCCACTATAAGAAACGTAATGTCAGACCTTGAAGATAAAGGTTACCTTTACCAGCCTCACACATCTGCCGGAAGACTACCAACGGACGAAGGAATGAAGTATTACATAAATTACCTTTTATTTTCCCTAGGCGAAGTGGATACAGGAATTGCTTCAAGAATCATTGATTACATAAAAGTATCAGGGAAAACCGGATTTGATGAAATATTTTCAGCAGTCCTCAATTTCTTAACAAGATCAACCGGATACATGAGTCTCGGTGCAAACTTTGTAATAGATGCCCTTACAATAAAGGACATCTCTCTTGTTAAAGTCTCTTCATCAAAGGTTTTAGTTGTTATAACATGTGAACCTGAATATGTCATACACAAAGTGATAACCCTTAAGGTAGAACCTTCAATACTTGCAAAAATATCACAAGAATTAACGGCAAAATTTAAAGGGAAACCTTTATCAAGCATTAAAAAAGAACTTATAAATGAAATGAACAAGGCAAGAAACGAATTTATGGAACTATCCTTCAATCTAAACACACACCTTTTAAAACTTGTAAACAGTGTTAACGATGTTAAAATCACAGGTACTTTTAATATTTTCAACAGTGTCAACGAAGACTTTGAAAAAATTCAGGAAATTATTAAAATTCTTGAAGAAAAGAAAAAATTACTCGAAACATTTAGCAAGTTAATTGACACCGCCGACAGAGTAACGGTAATTTTAGGAAAAGAAACAGAAATTGAAGCCTTCGAACCCTTCAGCATAGTCGCAGCAAAATACTCACTAAAATCAAAAGATGCAGGAATAGTCGGAATTTTAGGACCGAAAAGAATGGATTACTGCAAAATAATACCTGTGGTTGAAAACGTATCAAGAGCTCTCTCACATATTTTAAGCAAAGATATAAAATAAATTGATATAATTTCACAATTTCCAGTTACTTTCATGGAGGTAGAAAGCCCAATGTCAGTTAGAGTCAGATTTGCCCCAAGTCCAACCGGCTTTATGCACGTCGGAAATGCAAGAACTGCTTTATTTAACTATCTTTTCGCAAAACACAACAACGGAACTTTCGTTCTCAGAATAGAAGATACAGACACCGAAAGACACAGCGAAGAAGCCGTAAAGGTAATTTACAAAGCTTTAAAATGGATGAGGCTTGATTGGGACGAAGGTCCCGAAAAAGGCGGAGAATACGGCCCTTACAGACAATCTGAAAGAAAAGAAATCTATGAAAAATATATCAACATACTCAAAGAAAAAGGATTGGTTTACGAATGCTTCTGCACCAAAGAGGAACTTGACGCAATGCGCCAGGAACAACTGGCAAAAGGACTGCCACCACGATATACCGGTAAATGCCGTCATCTAACCAAAGAAGAAAAGGAAAAATTAAGAGCAGAAGGCAGAAAACCGGTTTTGAGATTCAAAGTTCCAACAGACAGAACCGTAACATGGAAAGACCTGGTTAAAGGCTCCATAGCTATAAATTCTGAACAACTGGGCGGAGATTTTGTAATTGTCCGCTCAAACGGTATGCCTGTTTACAATTTTGTTGTTGTAATAGACGATGCTCTGATGAAAATCACCCATGTAATAAGAGGCGAAGACCACATCTCAAATACCCCAAAACAAATTCTTCTCTATGAAGCTCTCGGTTTTGAAATACCAAAATTTGCTCATCTACCGATGATTTTAGGAGAAGATAGAAGCAAACTTTCCAAAAGGCACGGCTCAACATCAGTAGCAGAATTCAAAGAAAAAGGCTACTTACCGGAAGCATTTACAAACTTTCTGGCACTTTTAGGATGGTATCCTAAAGACGGTAAAGAAATACTTTCCATGAATGAACTAATAGAAAGATTTGACATCAAAGACGTAAACAGTTCACCTGCAATATTCAACTTCGAAAAGCTGAACTGGATGAACAAAGAATACATTAAAAGCTATGATTCTAAAGAACTAACAAAACTTATCATTCCATACCTTGAAGAAGCAGGCTACAAAATTGAAAAGTTCAATTTCAACTGGCTGACAAAAGTAGTTGAAGCGACGAGAGATTACCTGACTGTCCTTTCCGAAGCTCCCAAATATATGGAAACGTTCTTAAAAGACGAATTCGAAATAGAAGAAGGCGCTTTAAACTTTATGAATGAAGAAAGATTAGAAGTAGTAAAACACTTTGCCGAAAAAGTTTCTCAGTTAGAAGAATTAAACGCAGAGACCTTTAAAAAAGCCGTAAAAGAAACTGGTAAAGAGCTTAAAGCAAAAGGTAAAAACCTATTCATGCCGATAAGAATAGCACTAACTGGAAAAATGAAGGGCGTAGAACTTGACATCCTTGTATCCCTCCTGGGGAAAAAAAGAGTCCTTAAACGTCTTCATCATGCAATCTCAGAAATCGAAAGGAGGATGTCATGAAAAAAACAGCCCTTTTAGGACTGGCACTTATCAGCATTGCCGCAGCTGGCTGTGGACAAAAACAAGAAACCTCAACACAAGCAACACCTGAATGGAATGCGAACTGTGCCCGTTGCCACAACGGAAATATGGCCGTAACAAAAGACACAATCCTTGCAAAATACAAGGATAAGACACAACTACTTAATGCGGTAAAAGAACTTGTAAGTGCCGGCAAAATGCCGCCTAATCTTCCATACGGCAAAGTAGCAGACGAACTCTACAAATAAACAACGAGCCGGCAGAATTCTGCCGGCTTCCCATTCAAATTATCGGGAATCAA from the Desulfurobacterium indicum genome contains:
- the hmdC gene encoding 5,10-methenyltetrahydromethanopterin hydrogenase cofactor biosynthesis protein HmdC, whose translation is MEDCIKSVLKGDLQSKYELVKRGRENPSDLLFAVKKLSDEDLIHLGLSYKEFPFGCDLNEILVDVVSLKQSITELKGGFRLVDRLGFPIHVCSYAVADIAEREGMTPFELMKELRKLTDMPIDVDHFGKYGPMRYPEEIVKCPADCYRSGKPFNGCPRGRIHKRLENKEKAFVHEKDLWPDAVQSISVSLMAFQKNTSHAAPPEETLSVIEFARKHGKGVGAIICVGDGEEELARGIKACIDYGIDEVVIEGGPYNCAANRVRAFGEAVVMARILSPGKIVATNGQYEDELRFGLRCGLNSAISGFPGNHHAYMSGYMPGEATVAKFGLPKVIEIMAEEVESSPFPVPADRKTAEIIAKSAKFLGKKFIYPFGKVGDIFIGDAHWFLLLNSPLGKKFKIKYTLNELVDELKRKGIKKLGLIGGRFIAWGIAKAVFPFVEEIRISDIDKNIETATVAHLSKNLPVKVIGCNGDDNACVNNSQLSIVCSFIHSVAKRFRNLENVITLED
- a CDS encoding ThiF family adenylyltransferase, with the protein product MDMVSEMEKKLVPYGKLVLLGAGRLGARVFERIIMTHRGGFSRVAVVDGGTIEENDYYHLLMGALPKENKASFLKRRFLTPDTRYKDIEALPFDFSDQFDLLKDASVVISTIAGGDTIPIVAAVGKFCVESGIPFITTNGVFGFGDEDVKVCIPLAAVTEGPALFLKDYDFPQKSFITAFVGTGKLIKDGLPIASIILDKIADAISIQALKFHHRRKSGRLY
- a CDS encoding FeGP cofactor biosynthesis protein HcgF family protein — translated: MGLHKLSAPYVENRLPVSVSAVMFLPSVYSIEEVLDIRLPAPKAHINGVKVYDEIGNMNVALILSRVLKEKMGVDISVASSAGNGRGTVCLRFNKETFIIRTTNEVRNFPFTDAEKVYRRKAEAVDKTLLLLKALILGDDIPDFVEVLSNGYG
- a CDS encoding Nif3-like dinuclear metal center hexameric protein — encoded protein: MNWQELEKLLRIIVPESYAVEGDFYGWVSDVRPSNVEKVAVVVDVPDNFDFSHFDMVISHHKPYFNPGFPVFVIHTPLDRIDWGCNYSLGTVLGLENLIFFDDNRFGMYGITKLTSKEFSNRILKILNLKNIRYFLPEKIEKVAVFSGCGFNFPDFIQKLFDFNIDVAVSGDLVHHVACRLKCAGIGFVDASHYRTEIPGMLEFTRRLAKFIDAEFIDVGFPYIDICLS
- a CDS encoding FeGP cofactor biosynthesis guanylyltransferase HcgB family protein, with protein sequence MWKENRLLFKMAFQESLNGVRKGDKPEETAAIKKSILKGKFGVVTNNFKKFSVFRNILAMFGIKNVSQIDVNTNCFDFEQIPSLAKALSGRYFKSCDFYIARGRLGLPGSGAFTVIVDVYGNVVSGVSSPSHHLHKFSLETALFFDIFRLLRRLGISPVHSGITDKTQTFYAPFTVFDVAKRISEMKAEVLKKFTGDSLLIIGGYLDGIFIAECLKSNFRQIFLYDKETSVMALSPCDKPDRLKFDVIIDLTGFGGIDVKEGLAGKFKADIIVSEEPSGLGLLETEKKPDFFLRMNYKSKTSGTMTLTVRTVRELSARLEDFKNVLYAVPNLFFAESLLFNVKSSCGFLDVMEIPAVTVSVRKDGNFKVDYFEDVLNDILREIQFELARA
- the hmdB gene encoding 5,10-methenyltetrahydromethanopterin hydrogenase cofactor biosynthesis protein HmdB — protein: MIEITSTIHVSNYCSLRRKCAYCGFAVGTSVNGYFYLTDKKKDEIKKAAVFIEENGIKRVSLSAGYGNFKKVLSALEIVKKHTSLKVLVNVGGDLDLKRIKLLKSAGVDTICCNLETMNPELFKKLKPDDSLEQRMKICYQIKNLGIELSSGILVGIGETEEDREKHIEFLKELEVEEVPVMGFRPYKNTPMENVSPAPLSLQLKVIEAVRKRVKSLIRLTVPFPTVLMKGLIPTIKAGATNIATVVPVGYPLVVKGVGSPTVGILEEILPILEKHRIRTNVERKQIAF
- a CDS encoding roadblock/LC7 domain-containing protein gives rise to the protein MASKREMLEEILSDLADSLGADMLGALVATPDGQVVVSTMLKGGLSAEKLAAMAAAVVGTSERLSKVVEAGDFQDALIRCSKQNILSKKAGRRAILVCVIKSDANIGLLNIEVEDAIDRITSVLGA
- a CDS encoding H(2)-dependent methylenetetrahydromethanopterin dehydrogenase-related protein translates to MRVTVYGFGSLNYYLNKLNVPERLGGEPPYGGSAMALEFAKAGHDVTLSDPHLDKVPDDIKSKLETAGVKLTSDDTEAAKGAEVAILFTPFRGGITFKLAENILPYLGEDAVICTTCTMSVLVLNSYLQNAIFMEGREDIGFSTMHPASIPGTPQHQHYLIATNELLKKPIVTDEQINKLKNLAIDAGKRVYLLPAELVSAVGDMGIVTTAIAFTGAIEYYRVARDVLKTKRSMTEFQIAQSLQVVSSLVAKYGLGGLIKLLNVDAMKDSLKSMILDRDVQPMTVTASELLEKIGEIVPELVEEAEKFSPSEAVYMSAPSPMLVEYMEDLVGDDVLKGILRESWKKF